The following coding sequences lie in one Myxococcus xanthus genomic window:
- a CDS encoding sigma-54-dependent transcriptional regulator: protein MDVRERPMRVLVVDDERNIRHTLRVCLEGFGCEVREAATPEAALAALAQGPADLAFVDLRLGTASGMELLPRLLAESPHLDVVLITAYATFDTAVEAMRRGARDYLPKPFTPAQIRHVVEKARRHQELASQLENLEGQLSQAVPEATLETASPAMHAAIGLLTRAAASDAAVLLRGESGTGKGVLARALHSMSARRRRPFVTVNCPTLSEQLLASELFGHVRGAFTGAVKDQPGRVEAAEGGTLFLDEIAEMSPGLQAQLLRFLQEKQFERLGEGRTRKADVRVVAATNRDLEKDVAEGRFREDLLYRLNVIEVKLPSLRERPEDLLSLARRFVSFFARAAQRPPPELSPATEKMLLAYGWPGNVRELRNAMERALIVWPAEVLEPQAFPDRIAAAGSPVMTLGGPHTLEGIEREHVLRVMASAPTLDEAARVLGIDASTLWRKRKKYESGEG, encoded by the coding sequence ATGGACGTTCGAGAGCGCCCCATGCGGGTGCTGGTCGTGGACGACGAGCGGAACATCCGCCACACCCTCCGCGTGTGCCTGGAGGGCTTCGGCTGTGAGGTGCGAGAGGCGGCCACGCCCGAGGCCGCGCTGGCCGCGCTGGCGCAAGGCCCCGCCGACCTGGCCTTCGTCGACCTGCGGCTGGGCACGGCCAGCGGCATGGAACTGCTGCCGCGCCTCCTGGCCGAGTCACCCCACCTGGACGTCGTGCTCATCACCGCCTACGCCACCTTCGACACGGCGGTGGAGGCGATGCGGCGCGGGGCGCGGGACTATCTGCCCAAGCCCTTCACACCCGCGCAGATTCGCCATGTGGTGGAGAAGGCGCGGCGGCACCAGGAGCTGGCGTCGCAACTGGAGAACCTGGAGGGGCAGCTTTCCCAAGCGGTGCCGGAAGCCACGTTGGAGACGGCCTCGCCCGCGATGCACGCGGCCATCGGGCTGTTGACGCGCGCGGCGGCGTCCGACGCGGCGGTGCTGCTTCGGGGAGAGAGTGGAACGGGCAAGGGAGTGCTCGCCCGCGCGCTGCATTCAATGAGCGCCCGGCGGCGCCGGCCCTTCGTCACCGTCAACTGTCCCACGCTGTCCGAGCAACTGCTGGCCAGCGAGCTGTTCGGCCACGTGCGCGGCGCGTTCACTGGCGCGGTGAAGGACCAGCCGGGACGCGTGGAGGCGGCGGAGGGGGGCACACTGTTCCTGGATGAAATCGCGGAGATGAGTCCGGGGCTCCAGGCGCAGCTCTTGCGATTCCTGCAGGAGAAGCAGTTCGAACGGCTGGGCGAGGGACGCACGCGCAAGGCGGACGTGCGGGTGGTGGCGGCGACGAATCGGGACCTGGAGAAGGACGTGGCGGAGGGGCGCTTCCGTGAGGACCTGCTCTACCGGCTGAACGTCATCGAGGTGAAGCTGCCGTCCCTGCGAGAGCGGCCGGAGGACCTGCTTTCGCTGGCCCGGCGCTTCGTCTCCTTCTTCGCGCGCGCGGCGCAGCGCCCTCCGCCGGAGCTGTCGCCCGCGACGGAGAAGATGCTGCTGGCCTATGGGTGGCCGGGCAACGTGCGCGAGCTGCGCAATGCGATGGAGCGGGCGCTCATCGTCTGGCCGGCGGAGGTGCTGGAGCCGCAGGCATTCCCGGACCGCATCGCCGCGGCGGGGAGTCCTGTGATGACGCTGGGCGGGCCGCACACGCTGGAGGGCATCGAGCGCGAGCACGTGCTGCGCGTCATGGCCTCGGCGCCCACGCTGGACGAGGCGGCGCGGGTGCTGGGCATCGACGCGTCCACGCTGTGGCGGAAGCGGAAGAAGTACGAGTCGGGCGAGGGCTGA
- a CDS encoding rhodanese-like domain-containing protein produces the protein MHPLFDNATPHPAGYRDVDVGQLAACLPSELTLVDVREAAELDGILGHVAGIRHAPLATVPDVVDTWPRNTDVVLICRSGARSARAATSLVTLGFTRVMNLRGGMLAWNTARLPVVRPVPHTLPTLGTVRDGLLDGLHRALTPPPHEAPTVPPMTTPSREALTAVLDALQAARPTDVRDAAAFEHLLRTYRDLLAAARAEGER, from the coding sequence GGCTACCGCGACGTGGACGTGGGACAGCTCGCGGCGTGCCTGCCCTCCGAGCTCACGTTGGTCGACGTGCGTGAGGCCGCCGAGCTCGACGGTATCCTGGGCCACGTCGCGGGCATCCGGCACGCCCCCTTGGCCACGGTGCCGGACGTCGTCGACACCTGGCCGCGTAACACGGACGTGGTGCTGATCTGCCGCTCCGGGGCGCGCTCGGCGAGGGCGGCCACGAGCCTGGTCACCCTGGGCTTCACTCGAGTGATGAACCTGCGAGGCGGGATGCTCGCGTGGAACACCGCGCGGCTGCCCGTGGTGCGCCCCGTCCCCCACACCCTGCCCACCCTGGGCACCGTCCGCGACGGACTGCTCGACGGCCTCCACCGCGCCCTGACGCCGCCGCCCCATGAAGCTCCCACCGTGCCCCCCATGACGACCCCGTCTCGGGAAGCACTCACCGCCGTGCTCGACGCGCTCCAGGCCGCGCGGCCGACGGATGTCCGGGACGCCGCCGCCTTCGAGCACCTGCTGCGCACATACCGGGACCTGCTCGCCGCCGCGCGCGCGGAAGGCGAGCGGTGA
- a CDS encoding HAMP domain-containing sensor histidine kinase has product MTLRARLLLAQAPLALALLLVGMVAVVTLSQLGRSGPRVLQDNYRSVLAAQEMMAQLERMDSGALFIIAGERQRGLTQQAAQRARLESQLRVQEGNVTEPAEDAATLQLRTAWRRYQEVYDGFLAQSSPEGAREAYFGVLEPAFQEVTGAARAILDLNQDAMVRKSEALQRQSARVNTVMVAAVMVAFVVGLFASQSLTHRALRPVSVLSQAVRRLGEGDYAVRAVVEGQDEIAQVGRDFNAMAEALQQYRRSSLGELLQAQAASQAAIDSLPDPVVVFGADGGLLNVNRAAEDVLRLSLEAGGDMLGRVVPEARAVLERVREHVLTGRGAYQPRGYEEAVRAPLPEGDRWLLARGSPVYGESGEVVGATVILQDVTRLRRFDELKNDLVATVAHEFRTPLTSLRMALHLVTEGVVGPVTEKQADLLFAAREDCERLQGIVDDLLDLSRIQAGHLQLEIRRVPAEELVDAALDAQRAAAEERGVRLSKQVGLDVEPVDVDPERLGLVLGNLVGNAVKHTPTGGEVEVRVSRDAHGVRFEVKDTGEGIASEQQARIFEKFYRAPGAPAGGAGLGLSIAKDIVQAHGGEIGVVSTPGQGSTFWFTLPRRQEPGPASA; this is encoded by the coding sequence ATGACGCTGCGAGCCCGGTTGTTGTTGGCGCAGGCACCCCTGGCCCTGGCGCTGTTGTTGGTGGGCATGGTGGCCGTGGTGACGTTGTCCCAGCTGGGGCGTTCTGGGCCTCGGGTGCTTCAGGACAACTACCGCAGTGTGCTGGCCGCGCAGGAGATGATGGCGCAGCTGGAGCGCATGGACAGCGGGGCGCTCTTCATCATCGCGGGTGAGCGGCAGCGCGGGCTGACGCAGCAGGCGGCGCAGCGTGCGCGCTTGGAGTCGCAGTTGCGGGTGCAGGAAGGCAACGTCACCGAGCCCGCCGAGGATGCGGCGACGCTCCAGTTGCGCACGGCCTGGCGGCGTTACCAGGAGGTCTACGACGGGTTCCTCGCCCAGTCGTCGCCGGAGGGGGCGCGGGAGGCGTACTTCGGTGTTCTCGAGCCGGCCTTCCAGGAGGTGACCGGCGCGGCCCGGGCCATCCTGGACCTGAACCAGGACGCCATGGTGCGCAAGAGCGAGGCGTTGCAGCGGCAGAGCGCGCGGGTGAACACGGTGATGGTGGCGGCGGTGATGGTGGCCTTCGTGGTGGGGTTGTTCGCCTCGCAGTCGCTGACGCACCGGGCGCTCCGTCCGGTGTCGGTGCTGTCGCAGGCGGTGCGGCGCCTGGGCGAGGGCGACTACGCGGTGCGCGCGGTGGTGGAGGGACAGGACGAAATCGCGCAGGTGGGGCGGGACTTCAACGCCATGGCAGAGGCGCTTCAGCAGTACCGGCGCAGCAGCCTGGGTGAGTTGCTCCAGGCGCAGGCGGCATCACAGGCGGCCATCGACAGCCTGCCGGATCCGGTGGTGGTGTTCGGCGCGGACGGAGGGCTGCTCAACGTCAACCGCGCGGCGGAGGACGTGCTGCGGCTGTCGCTGGAAGCGGGCGGGGACATGCTGGGGCGGGTGGTGCCGGAGGCGCGCGCGGTGCTGGAGCGGGTGCGTGAGCACGTGTTGACGGGGCGAGGGGCGTATCAGCCGCGCGGGTACGAAGAGGCGGTGCGGGCGCCGCTCCCGGAGGGCGACCGGTGGCTGCTGGCGCGTGGCAGCCCGGTGTACGGGGAGTCAGGGGAGGTGGTGGGGGCCACGGTGATTCTCCAGGACGTGACGCGGCTGCGGCGCTTCGACGAGCTGAAGAACGACCTGGTGGCCACGGTGGCGCACGAGTTCCGCACGCCGCTCACGTCGCTGCGCATGGCGCTGCACCTGGTGACGGAGGGCGTGGTGGGGCCGGTGACGGAGAAGCAGGCGGACCTGTTGTTCGCGGCGCGCGAGGACTGCGAGCGACTGCAGGGTATCGTGGATGACCTGCTGGATTTGTCGCGCATCCAGGCGGGGCATCTTCAGTTGGAGATTCGCCGGGTGCCCGCGGAGGAGCTGGTGGACGCGGCGCTGGACGCACAGCGCGCGGCGGCGGAGGAGCGCGGGGTGCGGTTGTCGAAGCAGGTGGGACTGGACGTGGAGCCGGTGGACGTGGACCCGGAGCGGCTGGGGTTGGTGCTGGGGAATCTGGTGGGCAACGCGGTGAAGCACACGCCCACGGGAGGCGAGGTGGAGGTGCGCGTGTCGCGGGACGCGCACGGGGTGCGCTTCGAGGTGAAGGACACGGGGGAGGGGATTGCCTCGGAGCAACAGGCGCGCATCTTCGAGAAGTTCTACCGGGCGCCCGGCGCGCCCGCGGGAGGCGCGGGGCTGGGGCTGTCCATCGCGAAGGACATCGTCCAGGCGCACGGCGGGGAGATTGGTGTGGTGAGTACGCCCGGCCAGGGAAGCACGTTCTGGTTCACGTTGCCCCGGCGGCAGGAGCCCGGGCCGGCGAGCGCGTGA
- a CDS encoding sensor histidine kinase has product MSKAHIHEQGGSGWGAPGLAEARHPSGPAFAPVLLRLGHALQAALIVDAHGRVVWMDEALTHATGPHGEPIEGLHVDAVLARLPWLAQAMRPALHGKAGIHEEPGLKAFVLPVFDEQGTLLGACARLQVPESSPGQAAEGGVTRHAPESLAHMNSVLRATFDSIAEGVIVVDLNKRVTAFNKRFLDIWGLTEEMMVDRDAERVLERAAGGVKDSESFTSRIRERFEASEQVDVETVELLDGRILERKSLPQRMGDTIIGRVWSYREVTAERQAEAERERLLREAQEAIRVRDDFLSIAAHELKTPLTPLKLHLQMLRQHGTEGDGASARHVDKSLMQVSRLTGLVNDLLDTSRIQEGRLTLKHGPVVLQELAHDVVSEMRLSSAHHRVEYEAPDAPLVVLGDADRLAQVLVNLMENAFKYSPSGGTVRVRVAREDRHAHVSVQDEGMGIPRDQQGYLFERFFRARNAPISGFGGLGLGLYICGDIVERHGGRLWVESELGRGSTFHFTVPLASS; this is encoded by the coding sequence ATGTCGAAGGCCCACATCCATGAGCAAGGAGGGAGCGGATGGGGCGCGCCGGGGCTTGCCGAGGCCCGTCACCCGAGCGGGCCCGCCTTCGCTCCGGTGCTGCTGAGATTGGGGCACGCGCTCCAGGCGGCGCTCATCGTCGACGCGCACGGACGCGTGGTCTGGATGGACGAGGCGCTGACACATGCCACCGGACCGCATGGCGAGCCCATCGAAGGGCTCCACGTGGATGCGGTGCTCGCTCGGCTGCCCTGGCTCGCGCAGGCGATGCGGCCCGCGCTCCATGGCAAGGCCGGTATCCACGAGGAGCCGGGCCTGAAGGCCTTCGTCCTGCCCGTGTTCGACGAGCAGGGCACATTGTTGGGGGCCTGCGCGCGCCTCCAGGTTCCGGAGTCCTCGCCGGGGCAGGCCGCCGAAGGCGGTGTGACGCGGCACGCGCCGGAGAGCCTGGCGCACATGAACTCGGTGCTGCGCGCCACGTTCGACTCGATTGCGGAAGGCGTCATCGTGGTGGACCTGAACAAGCGCGTCACGGCCTTCAACAAGCGCTTCCTCGACATCTGGGGGCTGACCGAGGAGATGATGGTGGACCGCGACGCGGAGCGGGTGCTGGAGCGCGCGGCGGGCGGCGTGAAGGATTCGGAGTCGTTCACCTCGCGAATCCGGGAGCGCTTCGAGGCCTCCGAGCAGGTGGACGTGGAGACGGTGGAGTTGCTGGACGGGCGCATCCTGGAGCGCAAGTCGCTGCCGCAGCGGATGGGGGACACCATCATCGGCCGCGTGTGGAGCTACCGGGAGGTGACGGCGGAGCGGCAGGCCGAGGCCGAGCGCGAGCGGTTGCTGCGCGAAGCCCAGGAGGCCATCCGCGTGCGGGACGACTTCCTGTCCATCGCCGCGCACGAGCTGAAGACGCCGCTCACGCCGCTGAAGCTGCACCTCCAGATGTTGCGGCAACACGGCACCGAGGGGGACGGGGCCTCCGCCCGGCACGTGGACAAGTCGTTGATGCAGGTGAGCCGCCTGACGGGATTGGTGAATGACCTGCTGGACACCTCGCGCATCCAGGAGGGGCGGCTGACGCTGAAGCATGGGCCCGTCGTGTTGCAGGAGTTGGCCCACGACGTCGTCTCCGAGATGCGCCTGTCCAGCGCGCACCACCGGGTCGAGTATGAAGCGCCGGACGCGCCCCTCGTCGTCCTGGGCGATGCGGACCGGCTCGCGCAGGTCCTGGTCAACCTGATGGAGAACGCCTTCAAGTACAGCCCCAGCGGGGGAACGGTTCGCGTCCGGGTGGCCCGGGAGGACCGCCACGCCCACGTCTCCGTCCAGGACGAAGGCATGGGCATTCCGCGGGACCAGCAGGGGTACCTCTTCGAGCGCTTCTTCCGCGCTCGCAATGCCCCCATCTCGGGCTTCGGTGGCCTGGGGCTGGGGCTCTACATCTGCGGAGACATCGTCGAGCGGCATGGCGGCCGTCTGTGGGTGGAGAGCGAGCTGGGACGCGGCTCCACCTTCCACTTCACCGTGCCGCTGGCATCCTCGTGA
- a CDS encoding hemerythrin domain-containing protein: protein MDVIDLLIQQHREVEALFDACRAAKDDASKRELGIQLAEALTLHTTIEERWVYPAARRVVGDKLIQDSVEEHGEMTELVAQMIRARNDPQKLVSLFGQLEKVVKDHVTMEERDVLPKLGQKVTEEDLGMSCKDIVRTASEVRREEMQKLQGQANV from the coding sequence GTGGACGTGATTGACCTGTTGATTCAGCAGCACCGCGAAGTGGAAGCGCTGTTCGATGCCTGTCGCGCGGCGAAGGACGACGCGAGCAAGCGAGAGCTCGGCATCCAGCTCGCGGAGGCGCTCACGTTGCACACCACCATCGAGGAGCGCTGGGTGTACCCCGCCGCGCGCCGGGTGGTGGGGGACAAGCTGATTCAGGACTCCGTCGAGGAGCACGGGGAGATGACGGAGCTCGTCGCCCAGATGATCCGCGCCCGCAACGACCCGCAGAAGCTGGTCTCCCTGTTCGGTCAACTGGAGAAGGTCGTGAAGGACCACGTGACGATGGAGGAACGGGACGTGCTTCCCAAACTCGGTCAGAAGGTCACCGAGGAAGACCTGGGCATGTCGTGCAAGGACATCGTCCGCACCGCCTCCGAGGTCCGCCGCGAGGAGATGCAGAAGCTCCAGGGGCAGGCGAACGTCTGA
- a CDS encoding methyl-accepting chemotaxis protein: MRLKLKQKMMLLPAVVAVFLVAILVAFIALGARSGSVYARISSSQVPTIELSREVMHRFPGLHRNVLAAVAAKAAGGLEPLSAEVDALQSKLDLARAVPDANLQRVDELKSSLATYWRNSTAAVTFAVEGDEKAASTLESVESLAASLSHELERAVEADGQAIATSYAEVAGLHRATTWTVCVLVLLCIALTVGLAYWLHREVTLPLAKLTYVATRIAEKGDLTQAIDVSAHDEVGELARGFQVMVTRLRNVPTTIQTVVTDLTNAAKTLTQASQEQVNFLTNQSRSLTEASTTIAEIAQTSSMAASRAEMVLRVAGQADAFSASGQESIEKSAEGLQQIRQRVGALVGSIGHLSDQAVHAGEIIGSVKDLADQSNVLALNAAIEAARAGEQGRGFAVVAREMRSLSGQSLQSTQRIGKILLEINQAIRQTVGIAEGDSEKMEEGIEQVLASANTLKEITTVVQESSQAARQIVASVTQQNAGIAQMTEVMTTLSSMMADVVTATMTAEQAVTQINASLGQLQVLSTGFRV; encoded by the coding sequence GTGCGTCTGAAGCTCAAGCAGAAGATGATGTTGTTGCCGGCCGTTGTCGCGGTGTTCCTGGTGGCCATCCTGGTGGCGTTCATCGCCCTGGGCGCGCGCTCCGGCAGCGTGTACGCGCGCATCAGCAGCTCGCAGGTTCCCACCATCGAGCTGAGCCGTGAGGTGATGCACCGTTTCCCGGGCCTGCACCGCAACGTGCTGGCGGCGGTGGCGGCGAAGGCGGCGGGAGGATTGGAGCCGCTGAGCGCGGAGGTGGACGCGCTCCAGTCGAAGCTCGACCTGGCGAGGGCCGTACCGGACGCGAACCTCCAGCGGGTGGATGAACTCAAGTCGTCCCTGGCCACGTACTGGCGGAACTCCACGGCGGCGGTGACGTTCGCGGTGGAGGGTGACGAGAAGGCGGCGTCCACGCTCGAAAGCGTGGAGTCCCTGGCCGCGTCGCTGTCCCATGAGCTGGAGAGGGCCGTGGAAGCGGATGGCCAGGCCATCGCGACCTCCTACGCGGAGGTGGCCGGGCTGCACCGCGCCACCACCTGGACGGTGTGCGTGCTGGTGCTGTTGTGCATCGCGCTGACGGTGGGGCTGGCCTACTGGCTGCACCGCGAGGTGACGCTGCCGCTGGCGAAGCTGACCTACGTGGCCACGCGCATCGCGGAGAAGGGCGACCTGACGCAGGCCATCGACGTGAGCGCCCACGACGAAGTGGGAGAGCTGGCGCGCGGCTTCCAGGTCATGGTGACCCGGCTGCGCAACGTGCCCACCACCATCCAGACGGTGGTGACGGACCTGACGAACGCGGCGAAGACGCTGACGCAGGCCAGCCAGGAGCAGGTGAACTTCCTCACCAATCAGTCCCGCAGCCTCACCGAGGCGAGCACCACCATCGCCGAAATCGCGCAGACGTCCAGCATGGCCGCCAGCCGCGCGGAGATGGTGCTCCGCGTGGCGGGACAGGCGGATGCGTTCAGCGCGTCCGGCCAGGAGTCCATCGAGAAGAGCGCCGAGGGCCTCCAGCAGATTCGCCAGCGCGTGGGCGCGCTGGTGGGCAGCATCGGGCACCTGAGCGACCAGGCCGTGCACGCCGGTGAAATCATCGGCAGCGTGAAGGACCTGGCGGACCAGTCCAACGTGCTCGCGCTCAACGCGGCCATCGAAGCGGCGCGCGCCGGGGAGCAGGGCCGGGGCTTCGCGGTGGTGGCGCGGGAGATGCGCTCACTCAGCGGTCAGTCGCTGCAGAGCACCCAGCGCATCGGCAAGATTCTCCTCGAAATCAACCAGGCCATCCGCCAGACGGTGGGCATCGCCGAGGGCGACAGCGAGAAGATGGAGGAGGGCATCGAGCAGGTGCTCGCCTCGGCCAATACGCTGAAGGAAATCACCACCGTGGTGCAGGAGAGCAGTCAGGCCGCGCGCCAGATTGTGGCCTCTGTCACCCAGCAGAACGCGGGCATCGCGCAGATGACCGAGGTGATGACCACGCTGTCCTCCATGATGGCGGACGTGGTGACGGCCACGATGACCGCCGAGCAGGCGGTGACGCAAATCAACGCGTCGCTGGGGCAGCTCCAGGTGCTGTCCACCGGCTTCCGCGTCTGA
- a CDS encoding formate--tetrahydrofolate ligase, which translates to MTLRAMTDVGAELGLSPEDVLPWGTHRAKVSLDALGKRGGRQGRLVLVSAINPTPPGEGKTTMSVALAMGLRKRGRRAVAALREPSLGPVFGVKGGGTGGGQASLEPAADINLHFTGDLHAITSANNLLSALVDNAVFYGQPVALDATRVRWRRALDMNDRFLRNVIVGLGGKAQGVPREDHFDITAASEVMAILALAEGLKDLETRLGRVIIGHTRDGQPVRARDVDAAAAMVALLKDALMPNLAQTREGGPALVHAGPFANIAHGCSSVLGTRMGLAYADEVVTEAGFGFDLGAEKFLDIKCRGSGLWPRGVVLVVTLRALKHHGGAAPARVAEPDREALVRGFAHLEKHLESVAAFGLPAVLCVNRFPQDTESELEELRAFGRARGVETAVCDGFSRGGDGSLELADRVLEMLDGTDAAPPQPRFLYDVAQTPEEKVAAIARTVYGADDVAFTASAKKDLDAVRELGGAGLPVCMAKTHLSLSDDPTKLGRPRGFTLTVREVRLSAGAGFMVALTGEILTMPGLPREPAARRVTVHDDGRVTGLMQGE; encoded by the coding sequence ATGACGCTGAGAGCCATGACCGACGTGGGCGCCGAACTGGGCCTGTCTCCCGAAGACGTGCTGCCGTGGGGAACCCACCGCGCCAAGGTGTCGCTGGACGCGCTCGGCAAGCGGGGCGGCCGGCAGGGACGCCTGGTGCTCGTGTCCGCCATCAACCCCACGCCGCCGGGGGAAGGCAAGACCACCATGTCCGTGGCGCTGGCCATGGGCTTGCGCAAGCGGGGGCGCCGCGCGGTGGCGGCCCTGCGCGAGCCGTCCCTGGGGCCCGTCTTCGGCGTGAAGGGCGGCGGCACCGGCGGCGGGCAGGCCAGCCTGGAGCCCGCTGCCGACATCAACCTGCACTTCACTGGCGACTTGCACGCCATCACCAGCGCCAACAACCTGCTGTCCGCGCTGGTGGACAACGCCGTCTTCTACGGCCAGCCGGTGGCCTTGGATGCCACGCGCGTGCGCTGGCGGCGCGCGCTGGACATGAATGACCGATTCCTGCGCAACGTCATCGTCGGCCTGGGCGGCAAGGCGCAGGGTGTGCCGCGCGAGGACCACTTCGACATCACCGCCGCCAGTGAGGTCATGGCCATCCTCGCGCTCGCGGAGGGGCTGAAGGACCTGGAGACGCGGCTGGGACGCGTCATCATCGGCCACACCCGGGACGGCCAGCCGGTGCGCGCGCGCGACGTGGACGCGGCGGCGGCCATGGTGGCGCTGCTCAAGGACGCCCTGATGCCCAACCTCGCCCAGACGCGCGAGGGCGGCCCGGCGCTGGTGCACGCGGGGCCCTTCGCCAACATCGCGCACGGGTGCAGCTCCGTGCTGGGCACGCGCATGGGGCTGGCGTACGCGGATGAAGTCGTGACGGAGGCGGGCTTCGGCTTCGACCTGGGCGCGGAGAAGTTCCTGGACATCAAGTGCCGCGGCAGCGGGCTGTGGCCCCGGGGCGTGGTGCTGGTGGTGACGCTGCGCGCGCTGAAGCACCACGGTGGCGCCGCCCCCGCGCGCGTGGCCGAGCCGGACCGCGAGGCCCTGGTTCGCGGCTTCGCCCACCTGGAGAAGCACCTGGAGTCGGTGGCCGCCTTCGGCCTGCCGGCAGTACTGTGCGTCAACCGCTTCCCGCAGGACACCGAGTCCGAACTGGAAGAGCTGCGCGCCTTCGGCAGGGCCCGCGGCGTGGAGACGGCCGTGTGTGACGGCTTCTCGCGAGGTGGTGACGGCTCGCTGGAGCTGGCCGACCGCGTGCTGGAGATGCTGGACGGCACGGACGCCGCGCCGCCCCAGCCGCGCTTCCTCTACGACGTGGCGCAGACGCCCGAGGAGAAGGTGGCCGCCATTGCCCGCACCGTCTATGGCGCGGACGACGTGGCCTTCACCGCGAGCGCGAAGAAGGACCTGGACGCCGTCCGCGAGCTGGGTGGCGCCGGGCTGCCGGTGTGCATGGCGAAGACGCACCTGTCGCTGTCGGATGACCCCACGAAGCTGGGACGGCCGCGCGGCTTCACGCTCACCGTGCGCGAGGTGCGGCTGTCCGCGGGCGCGGGCTTCATGGTGGCGCTCACTGGAGAAATCCTCACCATGCCCGGCCTGCCACGCGAGCCCGCCGCCCGCCGCGTCACCGTCCACGACGACGGGCGCGTCACCGGGCTGATGCAGGGGGAGTGA
- a CDS encoding sulfite exporter TauE/SafE family protein, protein MLYAGIAGSLLVGILLGLLGGGGSILTVPLLIYVLDVEPRTAIAMSLVVVGVTSASGAFLHARAGRVRWRTALVFGTGGMGGAFLGGRLNPHIAPDTLLLLFAGVMVAAAVAMLRRREAGPVATSVSPLPAPRVLAQGIAVGVLSGLVGAGGGFLIVPALSLAGLSMPVATATSLVVIALQCAAGLVGHLGHLDLPWMLTGEVLLAAMTGSLVGGRLAGRVPPALLRKGFAVFVLTTAAFILSAQAPAPLRERVWTEGLWLWSVAPLAVGIPVTVWRLRVARQRQTAQALPR, encoded by the coding sequence ATGCTGTACGCGGGCATCGCGGGCTCGCTGCTCGTGGGCATCCTGCTGGGCCTGCTCGGAGGTGGCGGCTCCATCCTCACCGTGCCGCTGCTCATCTACGTGCTCGACGTCGAGCCTCGGACGGCCATCGCCATGTCCCTGGTGGTGGTGGGCGTCACCAGCGCCAGTGGCGCCTTCCTTCACGCGCGCGCGGGCCGCGTCCGCTGGCGCACCGCGCTCGTGTTCGGCACAGGTGGCATGGGCGGGGCCTTCCTTGGCGGCCGGCTCAATCCCCACATCGCGCCCGACACGCTGCTGCTCCTGTTCGCGGGCGTCATGGTGGCCGCCGCAGTGGCCATGCTTCGCCGCCGGGAAGCCGGGCCCGTCGCCACCAGCGTCTCCCCGCTCCCCGCTCCGCGCGTGCTCGCACAAGGCATCGCGGTGGGCGTGCTGTCGGGACTGGTGGGCGCCGGGGGCGGCTTCCTCATCGTGCCCGCGCTGTCACTGGCGGGACTGTCCATGCCCGTCGCCACCGCCACGTCCCTGGTGGTCATCGCGCTCCAGTGCGCCGCCGGCCTGGTGGGCCACCTGGGCCACCTGGACCTGCCCTGGATGCTCACCGGCGAAGTCCTCCTGGCCGCGATGACGGGAAGCCTCGTGGGAGGAAGGCTCGCGGGGCGCGTCCCCCCCGCGTTGCTGCGCAAGGGCTTCGCCGTGTTCGTGCTGACCACCGCCGCCTTCATCCTGAGCGCCCAGGCTCCCGCGCCCCTGCGTGAGCGCGTGTGGACGGAGGGGCTGTGGCTCTGGAGCGTGGCGCCTCTTGCCGTGGGCATTCCCGTAACGGTGTGGCGTCTGAGGGTGGCCCGCCAGCGTCAGACCGCGCAGGCCCTGCCCCGGTGA